Proteins encoded by one window of Salvia splendens isolate huo1 chromosome 5, SspV2, whole genome shotgun sequence:
- the LOC121802619 gene encoding uncharacterized protein LOC121802619 — protein MGSVYDRRCRQQQQLIHHKTIFLPLFCRLSLKDIRRRDPSPSSPRVGCMGQLKRSSRRDPSPATPHNRTYSKLRKLFSSKTLLPSTTGINCGSRKVSSKDDRAKVVDVGELDPPLPVVKKAEGNANLWKRRFNGAPIQTLQIRNMTHIAASPPPTV, from the coding sequence atgggGAGCGTATACGACCGCCGCTGCCGCCAGCAGCAGCAGCTCATCCACCACAAAACCATCTTCCTCCCACTCTTCTGCCGCTTGTCCCTCAAAGACATACGCCGCCGCGATCCATCCCCCTCCTCCCCCAGAGTCGGCTGCATGGGCCAACTCAAGAGAAGCAGCCGCCGCGATCCATCTCCCGCCACCCCCCACAACCGCACCTACTCCAAGCTCAGGAAACTCTTCTCCAGCAAAACCCTCCTTCCCTCCACCACCGGGATTAATTGCGGGAGTAGGAAGGTGAGTTCGAAGGATGATAGGGCGAAGGTGGTGGATGTGGGGGAGCTTGATCCGCCGCTGCCGGTGGTGAAGAAGGCGGAGGGGAATGCGAATCTGTGGAAGAGGAGATTTAATGGGGCGCCGATTCAGACGTTGCAGATCCGAAACATGACTCATATTGCTGCTTCTCCGCCGCCGACTGTGTGA
- the LOC121804650 gene encoding beta-1,3-galactosyltransferase 7-like: protein MKGKNAKVSAKWIPIFSISFFLIGMVFTNKFWVSLESNNQLITQQRRDQELQIVSEDCNTKKKKAEDRNDVMKEVYKTHEAIQGLDKSISMLQMELSASRSVQEKSRDDVPLPTANQEPVRKKAFMIIGINTAFSSRKRRDSVRETWMPQGDKLRRLEDEKGIVVRFMIGHSATSNSILDRALDSEEAQHKDFLRLEHIEGYHELSAKTKIFFATAVAKWDADFYVKVDDDVHVNLGTFAATLARHRSKPRVYIGCMKSGPVLAQKSVKYHEPEYWKFGEDGNKYFRHATGQIYAISKDLATYISINQHILHKYANEDVSLGSWFIGLEVEHIDERNMCCGTPPDCEWKAQAGNVCIASFDWSCSGICKSVEKIKFVHEQCGEGEEALWHALL, encoded by the exons ATGAAGGGTAAAAATGCCAAGGTTTCAGCGAAATGGATTCCCATTTTCTCCATTTCCTTCTTCCTGATTGGCATGGTTTTCACCAACAA ATTTTGGGTTTCGTTGGAATCGAATAATCAGCTCATAACTCAGCAGAGAAGGGATCAGGAGCTGCAGATCGTCTCCGAGGATTGCAATACTAAGAAAAAG AAGGCAGAAGATAGGAATGATGTAATGAAGGAGGTTTATAAAACACATGAAGCAATCCA AGGATTGGACAAATCGATTTCGATGCTCCAGATGGAGCTCTCTGCATCTAGAAGTGTTCAAGAGAAGAGTAGAGACGATGTCCCTTTGCCAACTGCTAATCAAGAGCCTGTCAGGAAGAAGGCATTCATGATCATTGGTATAAACACGGCGTTTAGTAGTCGAAAGAGGCGTGATTCTGTCCGGGAAACTTGGATGCCTCAAG GTGATAAACTCCGCAGATTGGAGGACGAGAAGGGGATTGTTGTGAGGTTTATGATTGGCCACAG TGCAACGTCGAACAGCATATTGGATAGAGCTCTCGACTCCGAAGAAGCTCAACATAAGGACTTTCTGAGGCTG GAGCACATTGAGGGATATCATGAATTGTCGGCAAAAACAAAGATTTTCTTTGCAACTGCAGTTGCGAAGTGGGATGCTGATTTTTACGTGAAGGTGGACGATGATGTTCATGTTAATTTGG GTACTTTTGCTGCAACTCTTGCTCGTCATCGATCAAAACCCAGAGTCTACATCGGTTGTATGAAATCCGGACCCGTTCTTGCTCAGAA GTCTGTTAAGTACCACGAGCCCGAGTACTGGAAATTTGGAGAAGACGGAAATAAATATTTCCGCCATGCAACTGGGCAGATTTATGCCATTTCGAAAGATCTGGCAACTTACATCTCGATTAACCA GCACATACTGCACAAGTATGCCAATGAAGATGTGTCGCTTGGTTCTTGGTTTATTGGTCTTGAAGTCGAGCACATTGACGAGCGTAATATGTGTTGTGGTACTCCGCCAG ATTGTGAATGGAAGGCACAAGCAGGCAATGTGTGCATCGCCTCGTTCGACTGGAGCTGCAGTGGAATCTGCAAATCAGTAGAAAAGATCAAATTCGTACACGAACAATGTGGTGAAGGAGAAGAGGCCCTTTGGCATGCTTTATTGTAG